A genomic segment from Streptomyces sp. NBC_00654 encodes:
- a CDS encoding GNAT family N-acetyltransferase, with the protein MPTFEITTASADDMTTLAAWAHDEGWNPGLTDSGTFFAADPCGFLTGRLDGAPVSSVSVVRYGDGFGFLGMYLTRPPLRGQGYGIQVWRAGMARLSGRTVGLDGVPAQQDNYRRSGFRSCWSNARYEGVPPTDVPAPPGVTLTDARTLPFGQLAAYDRRFFPAARDSFLAPWIATAGHAALAAVRDGELQGLAVRRPCRAASRIGPLYAASPEVAAALVSALAATAPGTPVAIDIPDINPVAMRLAEQLGLTPSFDTARMYTGPEPVIDRSGLYGITSLELG; encoded by the coding sequence GTGCCGACTTTCGAGATCACCACCGCGAGCGCCGACGACATGACGACCCTGGCCGCGTGGGCCCATGACGAGGGCTGGAACCCGGGACTCACCGACAGCGGGACCTTCTTCGCCGCGGACCCGTGCGGCTTCCTGACCGGACGCCTCGACGGCGCACCCGTCTCCTCCGTCTCGGTCGTGCGCTACGGCGACGGCTTCGGCTTTCTGGGCATGTATCTGACCCGTCCCCCGCTCCGGGGGCAGGGCTACGGGATCCAGGTCTGGCGGGCCGGGATGGCCCGTCTCTCCGGGCGCACGGTCGGGCTGGACGGCGTACCGGCCCAGCAGGACAACTACCGCAGGTCCGGCTTCCGTTCCTGCTGGAGCAACGCGCGGTACGAGGGCGTGCCGCCCACGGACGTCCCCGCGCCGCCGGGTGTCACCCTGACCGATGCCCGCACCCTGCCGTTCGGGCAACTCGCCGCGTACGACCGGCGGTTCTTCCCCGCCGCCCGGGACAGCTTCCTGGCGCCCTGGATCGCTACCGCCGGGCATGCCGCGCTGGCCGCCGTCCGCGACGGGGAACTCCAGGGCCTCGCCGTCCGCCGCCCCTGCCGGGCCGCCTCCCGCATCGGCCCCCTGTACGCCGCGTCGCCGGAGGTGGCCGCCGCGCTCGTGAGCGCGCTCGCGGCCACCGCGCCGGGCACCCCCGTGGCGATCGACATCCCCGACATCAACCCGGTGGCGATGCGTCTGGCGGAACAGCTGGGCCTGACACCGTCGTTCGACACCGCCCGTATGTACACCGGACCGGAGCCGGTCATCGACCGGTCGGGGTTGTACGGCATCACCAGCCTGGAACTGGGCTGA
- a CDS encoding MAB_1171c family putative transporter gives MTPLDLAGYLIAGLMTAVALWRMPAALWGDEEDKRRRALWGCYAGFAVALWTKTRAVRIGLNNSAVTDLAVLIKHYTATIAILAILSYIVAIYGRYPDADGVPRHVRFARLVQQIAAKASVATLILLTVLFFTVVDRSVPSDRFVSDHAGQWGATLYMSVFYLYLGAASAVCAYQWALATADARLRHLRVGLGMMTFAMFIGVGYTVSRTLFLWVSVVDRPSEDFALRFDEITEAAQLVLFAFFAVGASIPAFSKGAHRAKLWRAQVKLHALWYELMAAFPDQPFDPPGSLARELTRFDTPADLRIDRWAADIADAVEKLRHYVPDGLLPAAARAAAEDTRDPRRTGPLTDAYWIRAALAAKASGAPAGPAAAVAAQHTAEQDGETATDQDGEVARLVRVADACRTITEARVRRLLPSAGATAECAQEQGKEARTA, from the coding sequence GTGACCCCCCTCGATCTCGCCGGCTACCTGATAGCCGGCCTGATGACGGCCGTTGCCCTGTGGCGCATGCCCGCAGCCCTGTGGGGCGACGAGGAGGACAAACGCCGACGGGCCCTGTGGGGCTGCTACGCCGGATTCGCCGTCGCCCTGTGGACCAAGACCCGGGCCGTCCGTATCGGCCTCAACAACAGCGCCGTGACCGACCTCGCCGTACTGATCAAGCACTACACGGCGACCATCGCGATTCTGGCCATCCTCAGCTACATCGTCGCCATCTACGGCCGCTACCCCGACGCGGACGGCGTCCCCCGGCACGTCCGGTTCGCCCGTCTCGTCCAGCAGATCGCGGCCAAGGCGTCCGTGGCGACGCTGATCCTGCTGACCGTGCTCTTCTTCACCGTCGTCGACCGCTCCGTGCCCTCGGACCGTTTCGTCTCCGACCACGCGGGACAGTGGGGCGCCACGCTCTACATGAGCGTCTTCTACCTCTACCTGGGCGCCGCCTCCGCCGTGTGCGCCTACCAGTGGGCCCTGGCCACCGCCGACGCGCGGCTGCGCCATCTCCGTGTGGGCCTGGGGATGATGACCTTCGCGATGTTCATCGGCGTCGGCTACACCGTCAGCCGGACCCTGTTCCTGTGGGTCAGTGTGGTGGACCGGCCGAGCGAGGACTTCGCCCTGCGGTTCGACGAGATCACCGAGGCGGCGCAGCTGGTGCTGTTCGCGTTCTTCGCGGTCGGTGCCTCGATCCCGGCCTTCAGCAAGGGCGCGCACCGGGCGAAGCTGTGGCGGGCCCAGGTGAAACTGCACGCGCTCTGGTACGAGTTGATGGCCGCCTTCCCCGACCAGCCCTTCGACCCGCCCGGGTCGCTGGCCCGCGAGCTGACCCGGTTCGACACCCCCGCGGACCTCCGGATCGACCGGTGGGCCGCCGATATCGCGGACGCGGTCGAGAAGTTGCGGCACTACGTGCCCGACGGTCTGCTCCCGGCCGCCGCGCGGGCGGCCGCCGAGGACACCCGGGACCCGCGCCGGACGGGCCCGCTGACCGACGCCTACTGGATCAGGGCCGCGCTCGCCGCCAAGGCGTCCGGGGCACCCGCCGGGCCCGCCGCCGCGGTGGCGGCCCAGCACACCGCCGAGCAGGACGGGGAGACGGCCACCGACCAGGACGGCGAGGTGGCCCGGCTGGTGCGGGTCGCCGACGCCTGCCGGACGATCACCGAAGCACGTGTCCGCCGGCTCCTGCCGTCCGCTGGAGCAACGGCGGAGTGCGCACAGGAGCAGGGAAAGGAAGCGAGGACAGCATGA
- a CDS encoding toxin, whose amino-acid sequence MSLRELRKECESGLADLPIPTPFSLPRLVANMEAARGRTIRLHEMPDRLARVNAACGLRLKAGDTSFVLYRRRPSAYQTQHVILHELCHEWFDHGTTLSADQLRTLLPVFDTSLIARMVSPAVADAFRADGSTVQARAQYDTHDERMAEFGASLIPRMARDMTTDDMVGRLANSLSRPVAHRRRGLFRRTDGT is encoded by the coding sequence ATGTCTCTGCGCGAACTGCGCAAGGAGTGCGAGTCGGGGCTGGCCGACCTGCCCATCCCGACCCCTTTCTCCCTGCCGCGGCTGGTGGCGAACATGGAGGCGGCACGCGGCCGCACCATCCGTCTGCACGAGATGCCGGACCGTCTGGCGCGCGTCAACGCCGCCTGCGGACTACGCCTGAAGGCGGGCGACACCAGCTTCGTGCTCTACCGGCGGCGGCCGTCCGCGTACCAGACCCAGCACGTCATCCTGCATGAGCTGTGCCATGAGTGGTTCGACCACGGAACCACGCTTTCCGCGGACCAGCTCCGCACGCTTCTCCCGGTCTTCGACACCTCGCTGATCGCCCGGATGGTCTCGCCCGCGGTCGCCGACGCGTTCCGGGCGGACGGCAGCACGGTCCAGGCCCGCGCCCAGTACGACACCCATGACGAGCGCATGGCCGAATTCGGTGCCTCGCTGATCCCCCGGATGGCCAGGGACATGACCACCGATGACATGGTGGGGCGGCTGGCCAACTCCCTGTCCCGCCCCGTGGCGCACCGCCGCCGCGGCCTGTTCCGACGCACGGACGGCACATGA